Proteins encoded within one genomic window of Rossellomorea vietnamensis:
- the tsf gene encoding translation elongation factor Ts, with product MAITAQMVKELREKTGAGMMDCKKALTETDGDMDKAIDFLREKGIAKAAKKADRIAAEGTTYIASEGNTAIILEVNAETDFVAKNENFQNLVKELSDHLLANKPASVEEALEQKMANGSTVSEFINAAIAKIGEKITLRRFEIRTKDDNAAFGEYLHMGGRIAVLTVVEGTTDASVAKDVAMHAAALNPKYVSRDQVSAEEVEREREVLKQQALNEGKPENIVEKMVEGRLGKYFEDICILDQTFVKNPDQKVRQYLEANKATLTDFTRYEVGEGLEKRQENFAEEVMNQVNK from the coding sequence ATGGCAATTACTGCACAAATGGTTAAAGAACTTCGTGAAAAGACTGGCGCTGGAATGATGGATTGTAAAAAAGCGTTAACAGAAACTGACGGAGACATGGACAAAGCAATTGACTTCCTACGTGAAAAAGGAATCGCGAAAGCAGCTAAAAAAGCGGACCGTATCGCGGCTGAAGGAACTACTTACATTGCAAGCGAAGGAAACACTGCAATCATCCTTGAAGTGAACGCAGAAACAGATTTCGTTGCGAAAAACGAAAACTTCCAAAACCTTGTTAAAGAACTATCTGATCACCTTCTTGCTAACAAGCCGGCTTCTGTTGAAGAAGCTCTTGAGCAAAAAATGGCAAATGGTTCAACTGTAAGTGAATTCATCAACGCTGCCATCGCAAAAATCGGGGAGAAAATCACTCTTCGCCGTTTTGAGATCCGTACGAAAGATGATAACGCTGCGTTCGGTGAATACCTGCACATGGGTGGCCGCATTGCTGTTCTTACAGTAGTGGAAGGTACGACTGATGCAAGTGTAGCGAAAGATGTTGCTATGCACGCTGCAGCACTGAATCCTAAGTATGTTTCCCGCGACCAGGTTTCTGCTGAAGAAGTAGAACGTGAGCGTGAAGTACTTAAACAACAAGCACTAAACGAAGGTAAACCTGAAAACATCGTTGAAAAAATGGTAGAAGGCCGCCTTGGTAAATACTTTGAAGATATCTGCATCCTGGATCAAACATTCGTTAAGAATCCAGACCAAAAAGTACGTCAATACCTGGAAGCAAACAAAGCTACTTTAACTGATTTCACTCGTTACGAAG
- the rpsB gene encoding 30S ribosomal protein S2, translating to MSVISMKQLLEAGVHFGHQTRRWNPKMKRYIFTERNGIYIIDLQKTVKKVEEAYNFVKELAGNGGKVLFVGTKKQAQESVKEEAERAGMYYINQRWLGGTLTNFETIQKRITRLKNIEKMEEDGTFEVLPKKEVVQLKKEHERLVKFLGGIKDMNTLPDALFIIDPRKERIAVAEARKLHIPIVGIVDTNCDPDEIDVVIPANDDAIRAVKLLTGKMADAILEAKQGEEAAVAAE from the coding sequence ATGTCAGTAATTTCTATGAAACAATTGCTTGAAGCTGGTGTACATTTCGGACACCAAACTCGCCGTTGGAACCCAAAAATGAAGAGATACATCTTCACTGAGCGTAACGGCATCTACATCATCGACCTTCAAAAAACAGTTAAAAAGGTTGAAGAAGCTTATAACTTCGTGAAAGAACTAGCTGGTAACGGCGGTAAAGTTCTTTTCGTAGGAACAAAAAAACAAGCACAAGAGTCTGTTAAAGAAGAAGCAGAACGTGCAGGTATGTACTACATCAACCAACGTTGGTTAGGTGGAACACTTACAAACTTCGAAACAATCCAAAAACGTATTACACGTCTTAAAAACATCGAAAAGATGGAAGAAGACGGTACGTTTGAAGTACTTCCGAAGAAAGAAGTTGTACAACTTAAAAAAGAACATGAGCGCTTAGTTAAATTCTTAGGCGGAATCAAAGATATGAACACGCTACCTGATGCATTATTCATCATCGACCCTCGTAAAGAGCGTATCGCAGTAGCAGAAGCTCGTAAACTTCATATCCCTATCGTGGGTATCGTTGATACAAACTGTGATCCGGATGAAATCGATGTTGTCATTCCTGCGAATGATGATGCGATCCGCGCGGTTAAGCTTCTAACAGGTAAAATGGCGGACGCTATTTTAGAAGCTAAGCAAGGTGAAGAAGCAGCTGTAGCAGCTGAGTAA
- a CDS encoding DUF6115 domain-containing protein — translation MVTFLLFISFLLNIVSLLSIVILYSRQNRFVNMEKEQKKIIVEMEDVISAYLIEMKEENDEFMRKFSTQIHNVKEDNLHTEENEQEDLETSVKVTKWTGAGYKRASQAYKQVKDQGPEPGDQSNKSEQDPLLKKVLTLKEKGMSIEEIAESLGKGQTEIELLLKFRQIM, via the coding sequence ATGGTTACGTTTCTACTTTTTATCTCTTTTCTTCTAAATATCGTTTCCCTGCTTTCAATCGTCATTTTATACTCCAGACAAAACCGTTTTGTAAACATGGAAAAAGAGCAAAAGAAGATCATTGTTGAAATGGAAGATGTCATTTCAGCTTATCTGATAGAAATGAAAGAAGAAAATGATGAATTCATGCGAAAGTTCAGTACACAAATCCATAACGTTAAAGAAGACAACCTTCACACCGAAGAAAACGAACAAGAGGATCTAGAGACTTCTGTGAAAGTCACAAAGTGGACAGGTGCAGGGTATAAGCGTGCTTCACAAGCTTATAAACAGGTGAAAGACCAAGGACCGGAACCCGGTGACCAATCAAATAAATCCGAACAAGACCCACTCCTGAAAAAAGTATTGACTTTAAAGGAAAAGGGGATGTCAATTGAAGAAATAGCCGAATCTCTTGGGAAAGGTCAAACAGAAATCGAGCTCCTGCTGAAATTTCGTCAAATTATGTAG
- a CDS encoding FliA/WhiG family RNA polymerase sigma factor: MSQQSTRTDEQQYWEKWINRRDTEAGDMLVKKYMPLVSYHVQRISVGLPRNVSREDIKSLGLMGLLDALQKFDPTRDLKFDTYASFRVRGAILDGLRKEDWLPRSTRDRAKKIEARTVELEQTLLRHVSAEEVAASLEMTPEEVYQTTNEHFFANVLSMDEQLTDDDHESQNYSIKDHKTISPEEEVLKGEKLNELEKTILTLSEKEQLVLSLFYKEELTLTEIGEVMSLSTSRISQIHSKSIFKLRNLLGS, translated from the coding sequence ATGTCTCAACAATCCACTCGAACAGATGAACAACAATATTGGGAGAAATGGATCAACCGTCGTGATACAGAAGCCGGAGATATGTTAGTGAAAAAGTACATGCCACTTGTGTCGTATCATGTGCAGCGAATTTCCGTTGGCCTGCCAAGGAACGTCTCGAGAGAAGATATTAAGAGTCTTGGTTTGATGGGGTTGCTGGATGCACTTCAGAAATTTGATCCTACAAGAGATTTAAAGTTTGATACATATGCGTCGTTCCGGGTCAGGGGGGCCATCCTTGATGGGCTGAGAAAAGAAGACTGGCTTCCCCGGTCTACAAGGGACCGGGCAAAAAAGATCGAGGCCAGGACCGTGGAACTAGAACAAACGCTATTACGCCACGTGAGCGCAGAGGAAGTGGCAGCTTCATTGGAAATGACGCCTGAGGAAGTATACCAGACCACAAATGAGCATTTCTTTGCCAATGTCCTTTCCATGGATGAGCAATTGACTGATGACGATCACGAATCTCAAAACTATTCCATTAAAGATCATAAAACGATTTCACCCGAAGAGGAAGTATTGAAAGGTGAAAAACTGAATGAATTAGAGAAAACGATCTTGACCCTTTCAGAGAAAGAACAGCTTGTGTTAAGTTTATTCTATAAGGAAGAACTGACGCTGACGGAAATAGGTGAAGTCATGAGCCTGTCCACATCCAGGATTTCGCAGATTCATTCCAAATCCATTTTTAAATTACGAAATCTCCTGGGCTCATAA
- a CDS encoding chemotaxis protein CheD — translation MMGTSTVVKVGIADMNIVEGGGSIRTSGLGSCVGVVLYDDFLKLAGMVHVMLPHSSIGNETKPNPAKYADTGIAELIGQLRDRGASVKRLQCKMAGGAQMFQFQSKSDVMRIGPRNAEAVKVALSKHGVPVVSEDLGGNKGRTIEFFTSTGILQVRTVNEGTKEL, via the coding sequence ATGATGGGCACCAGCACCGTTGTGAAGGTCGGAATTGCGGATATGAATATCGTCGAGGGTGGAGGCTCGATCCGCACCTCGGGCCTTGGATCGTGCGTCGGGGTCGTTTTATATGATGATTTCCTCAAGCTGGCCGGGATGGTCCATGTGATGCTCCCTCACTCCTCGATCGGAAATGAAACGAAACCGAATCCCGCCAAATACGCCGACACAGGAATTGCCGAACTCATAGGTCAGCTGAGAGACCGTGGGGCCAGTGTTAAACGACTTCAGTGCAAAATGGCTGGCGGTGCACAAATGTTTCAATTTCAATCGAAGAGTGACGTCATGAGGATCGGCCCAAGGAATGCGGAAGCTGTAAAAGTTGCCCTTTCAAAGCATGGAGTGCCGGTGGTTTCCGAGGATTTAGGCGGCAACAAAGGAAGAACGATAGAATTCTTTACGTCCACCGGGATTCTACAGGTACGTACGGTAAATGAAGGTACTAAGGAATTGTGA
- a CDS encoding chemotaxis protein CheC — translation MGYEKKITSMHLDILKEIGNIGAGHAATALSTLLDKKIDMKVPSVQVVSFDEMMEMAGGPDNVVVSVFLRIEGEAPGSMFFLLPLEQASMYIRSMIQDRSFSFNAPPYSELGLSAMQELGNILSGSYLSSLSDFTNLKLLPSVPALSVDMAGAIIGFGLLEISQVSDYAIVIDTALKEEEGEESESVKGHFFLLPDPESFEIIFQSLGVSL, via the coding sequence TTGGGCTACGAAAAAAAGATAACATCGATGCATCTAGATATATTGAAAGAAATCGGTAATATAGGAGCGGGGCATGCTGCGACTGCCCTTTCTACCCTGCTTGATAAAAAGATTGATATGAAAGTCCCGAGTGTTCAAGTCGTTTCATTTGATGAAATGATGGAAATGGCGGGAGGTCCTGACAATGTGGTCGTAAGCGTATTCTTACGGATTGAAGGGGAGGCGCCGGGGAGCATGTTCTTCCTATTGCCACTTGAACAGGCGTCCATGTATATTCGAAGCATGATACAGGATCGCTCCTTCTCATTCAACGCCCCTCCTTATTCAGAATTGGGGCTCTCTGCCATGCAGGAACTGGGGAATATTCTTTCGGGTTCATATTTATCCTCCCTGTCGGACTTTACGAACCTTAAGCTTCTCCCGTCCGTTCCTGCTCTATCCGTTGACATGGCAGGGGCTATCATCGGGTTTGGTTTACTGGAAATATCCCAGGTGAGTGATTATGCCATCGTCATAGACACTGCCCTTAAGGAAGAGGAAGGTGAGGAGTCGGAAAGTGTGAAAGGTCACTTCTTCCTCCTGCCGGATCCCGAATCCTTTGAAATCATTTTTCAATCATTGGGTGTAAGCCTATGA
- a CDS encoding chemotaxis protein CheW, giving the protein MSEIIDAVEDLKLIVFQLVDKEYAIPVHQVRSIEKLEHITRVPRTASYVKGVINLRGVVTPIIDLRSRFDLPVSEPTDSTRVIIAGLEDKEVGLIVDAANDVLDVSRESIEPSPEVVGVVEAEYIGGVVKQNKRLLIILHLDKILQSI; this is encoded by the coding sequence ATGAGTGAAATAATAGATGCAGTGGAAGATTTAAAGCTTATCGTATTTCAATTGGTGGATAAGGAATACGCCATTCCAGTGCACCAGGTGCGATCCATCGAGAAGCTCGAACATATTACAAGAGTTCCGAGAACCGCCTCCTATGTGAAAGGTGTGATCAACCTGCGAGGGGTTGTGACACCAATCATCGACTTAAGGAGCCGATTCGATTTACCAGTTTCTGAGCCGACTGACAGTACGCGTGTGATCATTGCAGGATTAGAGGACAAAGAGGTTGGTCTGATCGTGGATGCTGCCAATGATGTGCTGGATGTTTCCAGAGAATCGATTGAACCCTCCCCGGAAGTAGTGGGAGTCGTCGAAGCTGAGTATATAGGTGGAGTCGTAAAGCAAAACAAACGCCTTCTGATCATTCTCCATTTAGATAAAATACTTCAATCCATCTAA
- a CDS encoding chemotaxis protein CheA, with amino-acid sequence MELSQYLEVFIEESKENLQTCNEQLLELEKNPEDLTIVNEIFRSAHTLKGMSATMGYEDLANLTHKMENVLDAIRNEKIKVSPEILDVVFKSVDDLEAMVLSIADGGDGKRDVTEVVAMLESIEKGESLHSALVDSEVAATAEVVERQTFSMQYEAFEQTVIQQSQEQGFRCFEISVSLREDCLLKAARVYMVFEVLGKLGEVIKSLPTVDQLEEEQFDHSFVIAVVSKEDAVHIENAVRKVSEVDEVSVVELTSQHLESQNQVEAADTEPAQKEMEVKGQETSKPAGNATKHSNPSNKTIRVNIERLDVLMNLFEELVIDRGRLEQISKDLNNPELNETVERMTRISGDLQNIILNMRMVPVETVFNRFPRMVRQLARDLNKKIELEIIGAETELDRTVIDEIGDPLVHLIRNALDHGIEMPELRMKNGKPEQGTVKLKAYHSGNHVFIELEDDGAGINKERVLEKAIQKGIVSDEAAHTLTDRQIYELILASGFSTAEQISDISGRGVGLDVVKATIESLGGSITIDSTVGQGSLFSIQLPLTLSIISVMLVEIQEEKYAIPLSSIIETAIVKKEEIMKAHNQRVIDFRGKVVPLLFLEDVFEVPKHSKEEELYSVVIVRKGEKMAGLVVDSFIGQQEVVLKSLGNYLNDVFAISGATILGDGQVALIVDCNALIK; translated from the coding sequence ATGGAGCTGAGTCAATACTTAGAAGTGTTTATAGAAGAAAGCAAAGAAAACTTGCAAACCTGCAATGAGCAATTGCTTGAATTGGAGAAAAACCCGGAAGATCTTACGATTGTCAATGAAATCTTTCGATCTGCACATACACTTAAAGGAATGTCTGCCACTATGGGATATGAGGATTTAGCAAATTTAACCCATAAAATGGAAAATGTTCTTGATGCCATCCGTAATGAAAAAATAAAGGTGTCACCTGAAATCCTGGATGTTGTGTTTAAATCCGTGGATGATCTTGAAGCCATGGTGCTCTCCATTGCCGATGGAGGAGATGGTAAGCGGGATGTCACAGAAGTGGTAGCGATGCTTGAGTCCATAGAAAAAGGGGAAAGTCTACACTCAGCACTTGTAGACAGTGAGGTGGCTGCTACTGCGGAAGTGGTTGAAAGACAGACATTCTCCATGCAATATGAAGCCTTTGAGCAAACGGTCATCCAACAATCCCAAGAACAAGGATTCCGCTGTTTTGAAATTTCCGTTTCACTCCGTGAGGATTGCCTGCTTAAAGCTGCACGGGTGTATATGGTCTTTGAGGTGTTGGGGAAATTAGGTGAAGTCATCAAGTCCCTTCCGACAGTAGATCAGCTTGAGGAGGAGCAGTTCGACCATTCCTTCGTTATTGCCGTTGTGTCGAAAGAAGATGCCGTCCATATAGAGAATGCGGTGCGTAAAGTTTCTGAAGTGGACGAAGTCTCTGTTGTGGAACTCACGAGCCAGCATCTCGAGAGTCAGAATCAAGTAGAGGCTGCCGATACAGAACCTGCTCAGAAAGAAATGGAAGTAAAAGGACAGGAGACTTCTAAACCTGCCGGCAACGCGACGAAGCATTCGAATCCTTCCAATAAAACGATTCGTGTCAATATTGAACGACTGGATGTCCTTATGAACCTTTTTGAGGAGCTGGTCATTGATAGAGGGAGATTAGAACAAATCTCCAAGGATTTGAATAATCCCGAGTTAAATGAAACTGTGGAAAGAATGACAAGAATATCAGGAGATTTGCAGAATATCATCCTGAATATGCGTATGGTTCCTGTTGAAACCGTATTTAATCGCTTCCCACGAATGGTCAGGCAGCTTGCACGGGATTTAAATAAAAAAATCGAATTAGAAATCATCGGTGCAGAAACGGAACTTGACCGAACGGTAATAGATGAAATAGGTGATCCCCTTGTTCACTTGATACGAAACGCATTGGACCATGGTATCGAAATGCCGGAACTCCGTATGAAAAATGGAAAGCCGGAACAGGGAACCGTCAAGTTGAAAGCGTATCATAGCGGGAATCATGTCTTTATTGAACTGGAAGACGATGGAGCAGGCATCAACAAAGAGAGGGTCCTCGAGAAGGCAATCCAGAAAGGAATCGTCTCAGATGAAGCCGCTCATACATTAACCGATCGACAAATCTACGAACTGATACTTGCTTCAGGGTTCTCAACAGCCGAACAAATTTCGGATATCTCCGGAAGAGGAGTCGGATTGGATGTAGTGAAAGCGACGATCGAGTCTCTGGGTGGTTCCATTACGATTGATTCAACGGTTGGACAGGGGTCATTGTTTTCTATCCAATTGCCACTCACGTTATCTATCATTTCAGTCATGCTGGTAGAAATCCAAGAAGAAAAGTATGCCATTCCTCTTTCTTCCATTATTGAGACGGCAATTGTGAAAAAGGAAGAAATCATGAAAGCTCACAATCAGAGAGTGATCGATTTCAGAGGAAAAGTCGTACCATTGCTGTTCCTTGAGGATGTATTTGAGGTACCGAAACATTCCAAAGAGGAAGAATTGTATTCGGTTGTCATTGTACGAAAAGGTGAAAAAATGGCCGGGTTAGTCGTCGACTCCTTTATTGGTCAGCAGGAAGTTGTATTGAAATCGTTAGGGAATTATTTGAACGATGTATTTGCGATCTCTGGTGCGACCATTTTAGGAGACGGGCAAGTAGCGCTGATTGTTGATTGCAATGCGTTAATAAAATAG
- a CDS encoding protein-glutamate methylesterase/protein-glutamine glutaminase yields MKKVLVVDDSAFMRKLISEFLTSTKQLEVIGIARNGEDAIAKIKRLRPDVVTLDVEMPKMNGIDALRRIMEECPVPVVMLSSTTIEGADETVKAMELGAVDFVAKPSGTISLDLHKIQDEMVEKVVAASKVNVAKITRGFQRESANDAGIGSVERTEKLPVDRTWGVNSPKMILIGTSTGGPRALQNVLTGLPRQLDAPIVVVQHMPPGFTRSLANRLDGQASIHVKEAEHGEILENGTAYIAPGGVHTKVVETGGQLSIQLSKEEPKNGHRPSVDILFESASLIRNYAKIAVVLTGMGADGSDGLVKLKEQGEVKAIAESRETCIVFGMPKSAIATELVDRVEHIGDIPRSIMTYMV; encoded by the coding sequence ATGAAAAAAGTTCTAGTTGTAGATGATTCAGCATTTATGAGGAAACTTATCAGTGAATTTTTAACGAGCACCAAACAGCTAGAAGTGATAGGGATTGCAAGGAATGGAGAAGACGCGATTGCTAAGATTAAGAGACTTCGACCCGATGTTGTAACCCTTGATGTAGAAATGCCGAAGATGAATGGGATAGATGCGTTAAGGAGAATTATGGAAGAATGCCCTGTCCCTGTCGTCATGCTTTCTTCCACTACCATTGAAGGTGCGGATGAGACGGTTAAGGCCATGGAGCTTGGAGCTGTTGATTTCGTTGCGAAACCATCAGGGACCATTTCATTAGATCTTCATAAGATTCAAGATGAAATGGTGGAAAAAGTAGTGGCTGCAAGCAAGGTGAATGTGGCGAAAATAACCAGGGGGTTTCAGAGGGAGTCAGCAAATGACGCTGGAATCGGCTCAGTTGAAAGGACAGAAAAATTACCGGTTGATCGTACATGGGGTGTGAATTCCCCTAAGATGATTCTGATAGGAACTTCGACGGGCGGCCCCCGGGCATTACAAAACGTATTAACAGGATTACCCCGTCAGCTGGATGCGCCAATCGTTGTCGTTCAGCATATGCCGCCGGGATTTACAAGATCACTCGCCAACCGGTTGGATGGTCAAGCCTCGATCCATGTGAAGGAAGCCGAACACGGTGAAATCCTCGAGAATGGAACGGCTTATATTGCCCCGGGTGGTGTACATACAAAGGTGGTTGAAACCGGAGGGCAATTATCGATCCAACTGTCGAAAGAGGAACCGAAAAATGGTCATAGACCTTCGGTTGACATCTTGTTCGAGTCTGCAAGCCTGATTCGAAACTATGCCAAAATAGCTGTGGTTTTGACTGGGATGGGAGCGGATGGTTCAGATGGACTGGTCAAGCTTAAAGAGCAAGGCGAAGTGAAAGCCATTGCAGAATCAAGGGAGACTTGTATTGTGTTCGGTATGCCGAAATCGGCTATCGCTACAGAGTTAGTGGACAGGGTGGAGCATATCGGGGATATCCCCCGATCAATAATGACGTACATGGTGTAG
- a CDS encoding MinD/ParA family protein: MKDQAYNLRRKMLLTGSEPAKTIAIVSGKGGVGKSNISTNLSILLGKENKKVLLFDMDIGMGNIHILLGSHHSYSIMDYIEERELDIDTIICENIHGISYISGGNGLSNIVEWKEKQMERFFEVMEYAIHKYDYILFDMGAGATKETLEFLLAMDEIIVVTTPEPTSITDAYSMMKYIYMKDGEKPFYLLCNRAEFKNEGLQTITRLQETMRKFLHKEIVSLGVLPEDSAVRKAVVNQTPIVVGYPASAMTLSLHTMVHRLTGTREREREGTGFVRTIRKLFFGR, translated from the coding sequence ATGAAAGATCAAGCATATAACCTGAGGAGGAAAATGCTCCTCACAGGTTCTGAACCTGCTAAAACGATTGCGATCGTAAGTGGAAAGGGAGGGGTCGGCAAATCGAATATATCTACAAACCTCTCCATCCTCCTTGGTAAAGAGAATAAGAAGGTACTATTATTTGATATGGATATAGGGATGGGAAACATTCATATTTTACTTGGAAGTCATCATTCATACTCCATTATGGATTACATTGAGGAAAGAGAACTAGATATCGACACGATTATATGTGAAAATATTCATGGTATCTCTTACATAAGTGGGGGCAATGGCCTAAGTAATATAGTGGAGTGGAAAGAAAAACAGATGGAACGCTTTTTTGAAGTAATGGAATATGCGATTCATAAGTATGATTATATTCTATTCGATATGGGGGCAGGTGCCACGAAGGAAACACTTGAATTTCTCCTCGCCATGGATGAAATCATTGTTGTCACCACTCCAGAACCGACCTCCATTACCGATGCCTATTCAATGATGAAATACATCTACATGAAGGACGGGGAAAAACCCTTCTATCTCTTATGTAATCGGGCGGAATTCAAGAACGAAGGGCTTCAAACCATTACTAGATTACAAGAAACAATGAGGAAATTCCTTCACAAGGAAATCGTATCCCTGGGGGTACTTCCAGAGGATTCAGCTGTCAGGAAGGCCGTCGTTAACCAAACGCCGATCGTTGTGGGGTATCCTGCATCAGCCATGACACTGAGCCTGCATACGATGGTTCATCGCCTGACAGGTACGAGAGAAAGGGAACGTGAAGGGACAGGGTTTGTAAGGACAATTCGAAAATTATTTTTTGGGAGGTAA
- the flhF gene encoding flagellar biosynthesis protein FlhF, which yields MKVKKYTAPSMNEAMKKVRAELGEDAVILNSKVSYTGGFIGLFKKKMIQVIAAIDPGVENEKLEISRVKTKQASTGVNQPPLEREQNDSNRLVETELKELKQMISSMNSRNYFEKFSDDVKEVLLHLKNQDVSDATLFQLGDAMEESIKSESIHTVNKDEWAQKEVKRFFHQYLKELTFGGISYNRKYINVIGPTGVGKTTTLAKMAAEAVIEKRMKIAFITTDTYRIAAIEQLKTYAGLLNVPVEVVYKMEDFKKAIEKFVDYDHVFIDTAGRNFRERKYVEDLQKIIDFDHHMETYLVLSLTSKERDMREIISQFSSIDIDRFIFTKSDETSSYGSMINMMSEAKIGAAYVTNGQDVPEDITEVKEDEIVSMLMKGFSYERSSI from the coding sequence ATGAAAGTAAAGAAGTACACGGCTCCATCCATGAATGAAGCAATGAAGAAGGTCAGGGCAGAACTGGGTGAAGATGCAGTCATTTTAAATTCCAAAGTCTCATACACAGGAGGCTTTATCGGATTGTTCAAGAAAAAAATGATTCAAGTCATCGCAGCCATTGACCCGGGGGTTGAAAATGAAAAGCTGGAAATCAGCCGGGTGAAAACCAAGCAGGCTTCAACAGGGGTCAATCAACCTCCCTTGGAAAGAGAACAGAACGATTCCAATCGATTGGTAGAAACAGAATTAAAGGAATTAAAGCAAATGATTTCTTCCATGAATTCCAGGAACTATTTTGAGAAATTCAGTGATGATGTAAAGGAAGTTCTGCTTCACCTTAAGAACCAGGACGTTAGTGATGCTACTCTATTTCAATTGGGAGATGCGATGGAAGAGAGTATCAAAAGTGAATCGATTCACACAGTCAATAAGGATGAATGGGCTCAAAAAGAAGTGAAACGCTTTTTTCACCAATATTTAAAAGAACTCACTTTTGGTGGAATAAGTTATAACCGGAAATATATCAATGTCATTGGCCCTACGGGTGTGGGGAAAACGACGACGCTTGCCAAAATGGCCGCTGAAGCCGTGATAGAAAAACGCATGAAAATAGCCTTTATCACTACGGACACCTACCGGATTGCTGCGATCGAACAATTGAAAACCTATGCGGGCCTCCTGAACGTCCCTGTTGAAGTGGTCTATAAAATGGAAGACTTCAAAAAAGCAATCGAGAAGTTCGTGGACTACGATCATGTATTCATTGATACAGCAGGTCGTAACTTCAGGGAAAGGAAATACGTAGAGGATTTGCAAAAGATCATCGATTTCGATCATCATATGGAAACCTACCTGGTTCTGTCATTGACAAGTAAAGAGCGGGATATGAGGGAAATCATTTCTCAATTTTCTTCTATTGATATTGACCGTTTCATCTTTACTAAATCAGACGAGACATCAAGCTACGGTAGCATGATTAATATGATGTCTGAGGCAAAGATCGGTGCAGCCTACGTTACAAATGGTCAGGATGTCCCCGAGGATATTACCGAGGTAAAAGAGGATGAGATCGTAAGTATGCTCATGAAAGGATTCAGCTATGAAAGATCAAGCATATAA